ATCTCGCGAGGTGATCTTTTTCACGCTTCATATCAGTGTTCAAAAGGCTCATGTAACCCTCTCTTCCGCCCCAGAAAACGTAATTTTCACCACCAAGCGCGATGGTTGCGTCGATAGAATTTTTAACCTGAGTAGCCGCGCACGCCACCACATCGAAATTTGGATTCGTGGATGCTCCGTTCATATATCTCTCGTGCGAAAAGACATTGGCGGTGCCCCAAAGCAGTTTGATACCGGAAGCAGCCTGCTTTTCCTTGGCATATTCTACAATCGTCTGAAGGTTAGCTTCGTATTCTTTCCAGTTATCGGAAGGATCTACCAAATCCACATCATGAAAACAGTAATATCCGAATCCCATTTTGGTCATAAATTCGAAACCTGCATCCATTTTATATTTCGCACGGTCGATCACGTCAGACGCGGTTCCCCACGGATGATGAATTGTTGGTCCACCAAACGGATCGCTGCCGTCCGCGCACAGCGTGTGCCACCAGGCGGTTGCAAAACGCATCCACTCTTTCATCGGCTTGCCCATTACCACGCGGTCTGCATCATAATATCGGAAGGCGAGCGGGTTTCTGCTTTCGACACCCTCGAATTTAATTTGTTCAACTCCAGGAAAAAACTCTTTTGTTCCTTTTAAAATATTCATATTATAGTTTTTATTTAATAAATTTTCTTTAATATTTGCATAACTCTTCCCTGTCACTGAATTTCATGCTTCAGTAATTTTGTCTGATGATATGTTTGATGATTTATTTTTAATTAAGATGGCTCTTCCATCTGTGATAAGATTCTAAATACTGTTCTCGTTTTTCCATTTCCGGTTCTATCACGGCAATTTTCTCCAGCGAGGCAAAAGCTTCGCCTGAATCTGCATAAAACCCGATTCCCATTCCTGCAGCGCGTGCGGCTCCTACAGAACCGTCGGTATCATAAAGTTCAATTACCACGTTGCTCACTGTTGCAAGCGACTGGCGGAAAATAGAACTCAAAAACATATTGGCATTTCCGGCGCGGATCACCTCTATTTTCATTTTCATATTGCGCATAATATCCATTCCGTATTCGTAGGAATACACGATGCCTTCCTGCGCAGCGCGTAAAATATCTCCTTTTGAATGAATGTTGAAATTAATCCCGTGAATTGAGCAGTTGACTTCACTGTTTTCTAAAACCCTTTCCGCTCCGTTACCGAACGGTATGATGCTTAATCCTTTCGAACCTACCGGCGAAAGCGACGCCAACTCGTTCATATCACCATAAGTTGAAAGCGACGTGGCAAAATTATGCTTGAGCCACGAGTTCAGACTTCCCGTTCCGTTGATGCACAGCAGCACGCCCAAACGCGTAAGTTCCGCGGTATGATTTACGTGCGCGAAAGTATTTACTCTAGAAAACTGATCATAATCAAGCTGATCTAAAACCCCATATACCACGCCCGAAGTTCCTGCTGTGGAGGCAATTTCGCCGGGGTTAAAAACATTCAGCGAAAGCGCGTTGTTGGGCTGGTCGCCGGCGCGGTAAGAGATCGGCGTACCTTCTTTAAGCCCCAATTCGGCGGCGGCTTCCCTTGAAACGCGCGCCTGAATACCGAATGTCGGTATAATTTCAGGGAAAAAACTTTCAGGAATGCCGTAATGATCCAAAACATCTTTTGAAATACAGTTATTCTTAAAATCCCAGAAAATCCCTTCAGAAAGACCTTCAACGGTCATCCCGATTTCACCCGAAAGCTTCATCGCGATATAATCTCCCGGAAGCATTATCTTATCTATTTTGCTGAATAATTCAGGCTCATTTTCCTTTACCCACGCCAGTTTGGAGGCAGTGAAATTCCCGGGGGAATTAAGCAAATGTGACAGGCATTTCTCTTGACCTATGGTTTCAAAAGCTTTCTCGCCATAGGAAACCGCGCGACTGTCGCACCAGATAATTGAGGGACGAAGCACGTTCTGGTCTTTATCCACGAGGATAAGCCCGTGCATTTGCCACGTAATTCCGATCGCCTTCACATCCTCTGCATCGATACTTGAATGATGCATCACCGATTCGTGCGCAAGCTTGAGGTTCGTCCACCAATCCGCGGGGTTCTGTTCGGCCCAGCCGGGTTTGGTCGCGATGATCTTCATCTCCTTTTTGGGAGAGAAATCGGTGGCCATAATCTTTCCGCTCGAAGCTTCAATTAAACTTACTTTCACAGAAGAGCTGCCTATGTCATATCCTAGCAAATACATGTCGTCGTCTTATTTTATAAGTTTATTGTTGCTTTTCTTAAATACTTTCGGGTCGAATTTGTAGAAACGTG
This window of the Flavobacteriaceae bacterium 3519-10 genome carries:
- a CDS encoding Xylose isomerase, whose amino-acid sequence is MTGKSYANIKENLLNKNYNMNILKGTKEFFPGVEQIKFEGVESRNPLAFRYYDADRVVMGKPMKEWMRFATAWWHTLCADGSDPFGGPTIHHPWGTASDVIDRAKYKMDAGFEFMTKMGFGYYCFHDVDLVDPSDNWKEYEANLQTIVEYAKEKQAASGIKLLWGTANVFSHERYMNGASTNPNFDVVACAATQVKNSIDATIALGGENYVFWGGREGYMSLLNTDMKREKDHLARFLTMSRDYARSQGFKGTFLIEPKPMEPTKHQYDYDAETVIGFLRYYGLDKDFKLNLEVNHATLAGHTFEHELQAAVDAGMLGSIDANRGDAQNGWDTDQFPIDTFDLTQAWLAILPNGGLGSGGINFDAKIRRNSTDAEDLFIAHVAGMDAFARGLIAAAGILENSDYNKLRTERYASFDSGNGKAFEQGTLTLEDLRKIAHESGEPQPKSGKQELFEAIVNMYI
- a CDS encoding Xylulose kinase, which encodes MYLLGYDIGSSSVKVSLIEASSGKIMATDFSPKKEMKIIATKPGWAEQNPADWWTNLKLAHESVMHHSSIDAEDVKAIGITWQMHGLILVDKDQNVLRPSIIWCDSRAVSYGEKAFETIGQEKCLSHLLNSPGNFTASKLAWVKENEPELFSKIDKIMLPGDYIAMKLSGEIGMTVEGLSEGIFWDFKNNCISKDVLDHYGIPESFFPEIIPTFGIQARVSREAAAELGLKEGTPISYRAGDQPNNALSLNVFNPGEIASTAGTSGVVYGVLDQLDYDQFSRVNTFAHVNHTAELTRLGVLLCINGTGSLNSWLKHNFATSLSTYGDMNELASLSPVGSKGLSIIPFGNGAERVLENSEVNCSIHGINFNIHSKGDILRAAQEGIVYSYEYGMDIMRNMKMKIEVIRAGNANMFLSSIFRQSLATVSNVVIELYDTDGSVGAARAAGMGIGFYADSGEAFASLEKIAVIEPEMEKREQYLESYHRWKSHLN